DNA sequence from the Streptomyces tsukubensis genome:
CGAATCCGCGGCTCTGATCACCGGCTTCATGGAAGGGTACTCAGGGGATGGACAACGGCTTCACCTCGGAAACCTGGGTCAAGAGCAGCTACAGCGGCCCCAACGGCGGCGACTGCGTCGAGGTGGCCCACGTATCCGGGGACACCGCCGCCGTCGCCGTACGTGACAGCAAGAACCCCGCCGGCCCCCGTCTCCACCTCACCCCCCGGGCCTT
Encoded proteins:
- a CDS encoding DUF397 domain-containing protein, producing the protein MAHVSGDTAAVAVRDSKNPAGPRLHLTPRAFAGLVEYARGASL